The Kryptolebias marmoratus isolate JLee-2015 linkage group LG7, ASM164957v2, whole genome shotgun sequence region ACGTTGTGACTGCAGAACCAAAGCCGGAGCTGCGTCCTCATCCTCAGCACGAAGTGGAGCTCGTACTCGGTGcgggttggactccaccagcGTGGACTGGGACGGTTCACAGCCCAGTCTGAAGTGGTTAGGAGGAGAGTCAGGTCCTCTAAGGCTGAGGCCGGggttctcaactggaaacaGGTGGGACTTCCCCTCTGGGTCAGgagtgagtctctgcctcaggtggaggagttgGAGATGGATCGACGGATCGGGACCTCgtcttcagtaatgagggcgttgcttcaGTCGGAGTAGTCGAAAGGTaaaactctcgatttactggtccatctacgttccaaccctcacctgtggtcatgaagTTTGGACtatgaccgaaagaacgagatcctggatccaagcagctgaaatgagcttccttcgtagggtggctgagctcagcagcagagatgaggtgaggagctccgtcatttgggaggagctcggagtagagccgctgctccttcacatagaaagaagtcagctgaggtggttcatctgattaggatgcctcctggatgcctccctttggaggttttccaggcacatcccactgggaagagacctcggagcagacccagaactctctgtaGAGATTAtgtgtcctctctggcctggggaCGTCTTGAGATCtccccggaggagctggagagatggaggtctgggtttctttcCTGGACCCTATGTCCCCGCAACCCAATAAgtagtagaagatggatggatggttttcaTACACAGTTTGAGGTGGAATCAAAAAGTTTCTTTTGAACACCAAATGTAAAggtgatattttatttaaataactttttattaaatggtattttaacatctgtttcAACATCAAATGTATTGTAATTGATTTTACTTGGACTGTATGTAATAGGATTGAAATCTGAATTTGACTGTATTAAATTgagttgtaataaaaaaacacaacatttcgGAGCACAATACTGTTACATTTTATGTTACCATTGCACATGTGTCATTGTACATTCTTGCACTATTATAAAATACCCATACGGTGATTAGTTTTAGTAAATTTAGGTGAGATTTTAATACTAAAATTTGTGATCAGTTgggtttgttatttttatactgCAGACAACATAAAGATGCCTAATGGTTTTATAATCAGAAAAGAAGCCTGCTCATGTTCACGATGATTCAGGAGGAGTTCCTTTTCACTGGTATCATGTCATGGCGGTGTTACTGCGCCTCCTGCTGGAAACATGGACTCAGCGCCTTTAAATGACGCCCAGTCAGCGGGCTCATTTTGTAGAAAGAAACGTCCACCGAAATGACAGTAAACTGTGGCGTTCAACATCTgaaatttgcttctttttaaaaataaataaataaataaaaggatgtATTTTAGACgagctgaatgaaaaacaagacTTCCGGTTTAAGCCTGTCCGTCAGTAAAACGGCTCCGTGTGCAACAGCGGATGAGGGGGGAAGGTGTTATAGCAACAATGATTGAGGAAAATGGTCCATCGACACATGTATGTTTTAATGAATGCTTTTAGCATTCACACGGCCGTTCGTGTTGGTTTTGCGCCTTATTAATTCGAGGAGAAAAGCTTTTTCAgggaacttttttttgtcaaatattcaAGTGTAGCTAAACGTTAGCCGCCGGCTAACGAGTTAGCTTGAGCAGCTGCTGGGTTTCCTGTAGCTACCTGAAGTTATTTGctaatatttaacagaaaactgagtTTACTTTCACCTCGGGGCATTTAATGAATACAAACGTCTTCTTTGTGAAAGTATGACAGCATGAACAGATGTCTGTTCAGCATCATGAGTGACACTGAAACTGTTCCTGTCAGCAGCTACAAGTAGGCTGTGGGAGTTTAGATATGCCTTCATTTAGATATGCTTCAACCGAATGAGTGTCTGGAGTAATCATTtgctctctttgttttgtgtcctCACTCAGGACCAGTCTGAAGtgtcctccttctcctcctcctcctcctgctcctcttcttcctcctcccagGCCAGGCAGAAACTGGAGGGGCTCCTCAACAAGAACATGAGGATCCGGATGACAGACGGCCGGACCCTTGTGGGTCTCTTCCTCTGCACAGACAGGGACTGCAACGTCATCCTCGGCTCGGCTCAGGAATTCCTCAAATCCACAGGTAGGGAGGAGGATTCAGGTTCCTCCTGTGGCTTTTCGGACAGGACgcaaagtcaaaacaaaacattgagttgttttttctcccctgTAGTGCTTCCATAAGTATATTGTTAACGTATCAGTATAATAAACATGATTTCTTACCACAATATAAACCTACACGAGCGTCATCTCGTGCGCTAAGCATACATTTTGTAATTCCCCCCATGTTTTCATAGATTCATCAACAGGTTGATTTCTAATTTGTTTGCTCGACCTGAAAATGACACGATTTTGTTCGTTTCGTCGTGACAAAATTCAAAAGTGCTCCCACTGGTTTAATTGCTCATTAGATTATCCTGAGCTCCAATTTGTTTTGTGGCTTTTAGCCTCCAGCGGGTCTTCCTGCTGCTTTTGGATTTTTGATTTCAGAATCAGCTTCTTCTGCACCCAGTGTTTATTTGAAGTTGCTTTAAATCGACTTCGAAGCGAGACATTTTCTTGCCTCTCTGGGAGCATGAGATTATTTCAACAAGCAGACGTTAGGCGTCTCCTCACGTGTTTCTTCTCTTCTGCCTCCTATTTCCAAGGGAACGTGCAGCGATGCGGGACGGAGAAATGCAAATTAAGATATAGGAGCTTTTGATttaacagaaccaaaaccatcatctgtctgtctccccccccccgcTTTTAAAGACTCTAATCCCCGGTTACATGTGCTAACTGCTGCGTTGTCCGTCCTCAGACACGTTCTCCCAGGGCGAGCCCCGAGTCCTGGGCCTGGCCATGATCCCCGGGCACCACGTGGTGTCCATCGAGGTGGAGGCCGACACGCTGGAAGACACGCCGGGATTCGGAGCCAGCCACTGACGCTGGGCTCAGGTGGCGTTCCGACATCGCTCACGCGGCCACCTCCCGTCCCGAGCCCCGCCGGCGTCAGGCTGCGGCCGAAACCCCGGAGGCGAGACGGGACGAGACGAGTTGTTCGTCTCGTTCGTCTTGAACTCAGCCTCTCCAGACGCCGAACCTCTGCGTCCACACTCTGGATTTAGCCATTCCCTCCATGACTGTAAGAGAAATACACCTGCGGCAGGAGTGGAAGTCACCTCGGCAGgacgtgtgtgtatgtgtgtgtaatgtgGAAGTGCGTTGTGTCTTTGttacaatgttttaaaataaatgtctctcTTTGAGGCTTTTCCTGCCATTTTGTTATACTTTACAGATCAATAGGAAACCAGAGGACATTTAGCCAAAATCTGTcatctttcaggtttttttctttgtccgtGTCGCATTTGTGGACCAAGTTAAGAATCTACGGATGTCACTGAACACAACTCAAGAGGAGGAATTAGACCATTTCTGCACTTTAATACACTTGACCACATCAGCCGATTCTGTTT contains the following coding sequences:
- the naa38 gene encoding N-alpha-acetyltransferase 38, NatC auxiliary subunit, with protein sequence MRGEGVIATMIEENGPSTHDQSEVSSFSSSSSCSSSSSSQARQKLEGLLNKNMRIRMTDGRTLVGLFLCTDRDCNVILGSAQEFLKSTDTFSQGEPRVLGLAMIPGHHVVSIEVEADTLEDTPGFGASH